One Bos indicus isolate NIAB-ARS_2022 breed Sahiwal x Tharparkar chromosome 22, NIAB-ARS_B.indTharparkar_mat_pri_1.0, whole genome shotgun sequence DNA window includes the following coding sequences:
- the ABTB1 gene encoding ankyrin repeat and BTB/POZ domain-containing protein 1 isoform X2, protein MDTCDLFSSCRKGDVGRVRYLLEQRDVEVNVRDKWDSTPLYYACLCGHEELVLYLLAHGARCEANTFDGERCLYGAQSDAIRRALRDYRQVTASFWRRDLYYSFLLRLLEQGLHSDVVFVVHGRAFRAHRGVLGARSTYFAHMLDTKWKGRSAVVLRHPLINPVAFGALLQYLYTGCLDVGVEHVSDCERLARQCQLWGLLGGLEAKQASKPGVCMKVLTIEPPQADLQLREDLALLADCALPPELRGDLGELPFPCDGLSSCPDVCFRVGGYDFLCHKAFFCGRSEYFRALLDDHFQESEQLEASGGLPAVTLHSVSPEVFTHVLYYVYSDHTELPPELAYDVLSVADMYLLPGLKQLCGRSLAQLLDEDSVVGVWRVAKLFGLARLEDQCTKYMARVIEKLVQQEDFVEAVREEAAAVASRQETDSIPLVDDIRFHMGSLVQTCHAMEQAAQRLRVLEELLVSIGLDC, encoded by the exons ATGGATACCTGCGATCTGTTCTCCAGCTGCAGGAAGGGGGACGTGGGCCGAGTGCG GTACCTGCTGGAGCAGCGAGACGTGGAGGTGAACGTGCGCGACAAGTGGGACAGCACCCCCCT GTACTATGCCTGCCTCTGTGGACACGAGGAGCTGGTGCTCTATCTGCTGGCCCACG GAGCCCGCTGCGAGGCCAACACCTTCGATGGTGAGCGCTGCCTCTACGGCGCGCAGAGCGACGCCATCCGCCGGGCGCTGCGTGACTACAGACAGGTGACGGCCTCCTTCTGGCGGCGGGACCTCTACTACAGTTTCCTGCTGCG GCTCCTGGAGCAGGGTCTCCACAGCGACGTGGTCTTCGTGGTGCACGGCAGGGCCTTCCGGGCGCACCGCGGCGTGCTGGGCGCGCGCAGCACCTATTTCGCCCACATGCTCGACACCAAGTGGAAGGGCAGGAGCGCCGTGGTCCTCAGGCACCCCCTG ATCAACCCCGTGGCTTTTGGGGCGCTGTTGCAGTACCTGTACACAG GCTGCCTGGACGTCGGCGTGGAGCACGTCAGCGACTGCGAGCGCCTGGCCCGGCAGTGCCAGCTATGGGGCCTGCTCGGCGGCCTGGAGGCCAAAC AGGCGTCTAAGCCGGGCGTGTGCATGAAGGTGCTGACCATCGAGCCCCCCCAGGCGGACCTGCAGCTGCGGGAGGACCTGGCCCTACTGGCTGACTGCGCCCTGCCCCCTGAGCTCCGG GGTGATCTCGGGGAGCTGCCCTTCCCCTGCGATGGCCTCAGCAGCTGCCCTGACGTCTGTTTCCGTGTGGGCGGTTACGACTTCCTCTGTCACAAG GCCTTCTTCTGTGGCCGCAGCGAGTACTTCCGGGCCCTGCTGGACGACCACTTCCAGGAGAGTGAGCAGCTGGAGGCCTCGGGCGGCCTCCCGGCCGTCACCCTGCACAGCGTCTCGCCCGAGGTCTTCACGCATGTACTGTACTACGTGTACAGCGACCACACCGAG CTGCCACCCGAGTTGGCCTACGACGTGCTGAGCGTGGCCGACATGTACCTGCTGCCAGGCCTGAAGCAGCTGTGTGGCCGCAGCTTAGCCCAGCTGCTGGACGAGGACAGCGTGGTGGGGGTGTGGCGTGTGGCCAAGCTGTTTGGCCTGGCGCGCCTGGAGGACCAGTGTACCAAGTACATGGCCAGGGTCATTGAGAAG CTGGTGCAGCAGGAGGACTTTGTGGAGGCCGTGCGGGAGGAGGCCGCGGCTGTGGCCAGCCGGCAGGAGACGGACTCCATCCCGCTGGTGGATGACATCCGATTCCACATGGGCAGCCTGGTGCAGACCTGCCACGCCATGGAGCAGGCCGCGCAGCGCCTGCGGGTGCTGGAGGAGCTGCTGGTGTCCATTGGCCTGGACTGCTGA
- the ABTB1 gene encoding ankyrin repeat and BTB/POZ domain-containing protein 1 isoform X1 gives MDTCDLFSSCRKGDVGRVRYLLEQRDVEVNVRDKWDSTPLYYACLCGHEELVLYLLAHGPPSRVSRELENLAVPELPREVCPSTPAGARCEANTFDGERCLYGAQSDAIRRALRDYRQVTASFWRRDLYYSFLLRLLEQGLHSDVVFVVHGRAFRAHRGVLGARSTYFAHMLDTKWKGRSAVVLRHPLINPVAFGALLQYLYTGCLDVGVEHVSDCERLARQCQLWGLLGGLEAKQASKPGVCMKVLTIEPPQADLQLREDLALLADCALPPELRGDLGELPFPCDGLSSCPDVCFRVGGYDFLCHKAFFCGRSEYFRALLDDHFQESEQLEASGGLPAVTLHSVSPEVFTHVLYYVYSDHTELPPELAYDVLSVADMYLLPGLKQLCGRSLAQLLDEDSVVGVWRVAKLFGLARLEDQCTKYMARVIEKLVQQEDFVEAVREEAAAVASRQETDSIPLVDDIRFHMGSLVQTCHAMEQAAQRLRVLEELLVSIGLDC, from the exons ATGGATACCTGCGATCTGTTCTCCAGCTGCAGGAAGGGGGACGTGGGCCGAGTGCG GTACCTGCTGGAGCAGCGAGACGTGGAGGTGAACGTGCGCGACAAGTGGGACAGCACCCCCCT GTACTATGCCTGCCTCTGTGGACACGAGGAGCTGGTGCTCTATCTGCTGGCCCACG GGCCTCCCAGCCGCGTCTCCCGCGAGCTGGAGAACCTGGCCGTGCCCGAGCTGCCCCGTGAAGTGTGCCCCTCCACCCCCGCAG GAGCCCGCTGCGAGGCCAACACCTTCGATGGTGAGCGCTGCCTCTACGGCGCGCAGAGCGACGCCATCCGCCGGGCGCTGCGTGACTACAGACAGGTGACGGCCTCCTTCTGGCGGCGGGACCTCTACTACAGTTTCCTGCTGCG GCTCCTGGAGCAGGGTCTCCACAGCGACGTGGTCTTCGTGGTGCACGGCAGGGCCTTCCGGGCGCACCGCGGCGTGCTGGGCGCGCGCAGCACCTATTTCGCCCACATGCTCGACACCAAGTGGAAGGGCAGGAGCGCCGTGGTCCTCAGGCACCCCCTG ATCAACCCCGTGGCTTTTGGGGCGCTGTTGCAGTACCTGTACACAG GCTGCCTGGACGTCGGCGTGGAGCACGTCAGCGACTGCGAGCGCCTGGCCCGGCAGTGCCAGCTATGGGGCCTGCTCGGCGGCCTGGAGGCCAAAC AGGCGTCTAAGCCGGGCGTGTGCATGAAGGTGCTGACCATCGAGCCCCCCCAGGCGGACCTGCAGCTGCGGGAGGACCTGGCCCTACTGGCTGACTGCGCCCTGCCCCCTGAGCTCCGG GGTGATCTCGGGGAGCTGCCCTTCCCCTGCGATGGCCTCAGCAGCTGCCCTGACGTCTGTTTCCGTGTGGGCGGTTACGACTTCCTCTGTCACAAG GCCTTCTTCTGTGGCCGCAGCGAGTACTTCCGGGCCCTGCTGGACGACCACTTCCAGGAGAGTGAGCAGCTGGAGGCCTCGGGCGGCCTCCCGGCCGTCACCCTGCACAGCGTCTCGCCCGAGGTCTTCACGCATGTACTGTACTACGTGTACAGCGACCACACCGAG CTGCCACCCGAGTTGGCCTACGACGTGCTGAGCGTGGCCGACATGTACCTGCTGCCAGGCCTGAAGCAGCTGTGTGGCCGCAGCTTAGCCCAGCTGCTGGACGAGGACAGCGTGGTGGGGGTGTGGCGTGTGGCCAAGCTGTTTGGCCTGGCGCGCCTGGAGGACCAGTGTACCAAGTACATGGCCAGGGTCATTGAGAAG CTGGTGCAGCAGGAGGACTTTGTGGAGGCCGTGCGGGAGGAGGCCGCGGCTGTGGCCAGCCGGCAGGAGACGGACTCCATCCCGCTGGTGGATGACATCCGATTCCACATGGGCAGCCTGGTGCAGACCTGCCACGCCATGGAGCAGGCCGCGCAGCGCCTGCGGGTGCTGGAGGAGCTGCTGGTGTCCATTGGCCTGGACTGCTGA
- the ABTB1 gene encoding ankyrin repeat and BTB/POZ domain-containing protein 1 isoform X4, whose product MPASVDTRSWCSICWPTEPAARPTPSMVSAASTARRATPSAGRCVTTDRLLEQGLHSDVVFVVHGRAFRAHRGVLGARSTYFAHMLDTKWKGRSAVVLRHPLINPVAFGALLQYLYTGCLDVGVEHVSDCERLARQCQLWGLLGGLEAKQASKPGVCMKVLTIEPPQADLQLREDLALLADCALPPELRGDLGELPFPCDGLSSCPDVCFRVGGYDFLCHKAFFCGRSEYFRALLDDHFQESEQLEASGGLPAVTLHSVSPEVFTHVLYYVYSDHTELPPELAYDVLSVADMYLLPGLKQLCGRSLAQLLDEDSVVGVWRVAKLFGLARLEDQCTKYMARVIEKLVQQEDFVEAVREEAAAVASRQETDSIPLVDDIRFHMGSLVQTCHAMEQAAQRLRVLEELLVSIGLDC is encoded by the exons ATGCCTGCCTCTGTGGACACGAGGAGCTGGTGCTCTATCTGCTGGCCCACG GAGCCCGCTGCGAGGCCAACACCTTCGATGGTGAGCGCTGCCTCTACGGCGCGCAGAGCGACGCCATCCGCCGGGCGCTGCGTGACTACAGACAG GCTCCTGGAGCAGGGTCTCCACAGCGACGTGGTCTTCGTGGTGCACGGCAGGGCCTTCCGGGCGCACCGCGGCGTGCTGGGCGCGCGCAGCACCTATTTCGCCCACATGCTCGACACCAAGTGGAAGGGCAGGAGCGCCGTGGTCCTCAGGCACCCCCTG ATCAACCCCGTGGCTTTTGGGGCGCTGTTGCAGTACCTGTACACAG GCTGCCTGGACGTCGGCGTGGAGCACGTCAGCGACTGCGAGCGCCTGGCCCGGCAGTGCCAGCTATGGGGCCTGCTCGGCGGCCTGGAGGCCAAAC AGGCGTCTAAGCCGGGCGTGTGCATGAAGGTGCTGACCATCGAGCCCCCCCAGGCGGACCTGCAGCTGCGGGAGGACCTGGCCCTACTGGCTGACTGCGCCCTGCCCCCTGAGCTCCGG GGTGATCTCGGGGAGCTGCCCTTCCCCTGCGATGGCCTCAGCAGCTGCCCTGACGTCTGTTTCCGTGTGGGCGGTTACGACTTCCTCTGTCACAAG GCCTTCTTCTGTGGCCGCAGCGAGTACTTCCGGGCCCTGCTGGACGACCACTTCCAGGAGAGTGAGCAGCTGGAGGCCTCGGGCGGCCTCCCGGCCGTCACCCTGCACAGCGTCTCGCCCGAGGTCTTCACGCATGTACTGTACTACGTGTACAGCGACCACACCGAG CTGCCACCCGAGTTGGCCTACGACGTGCTGAGCGTGGCCGACATGTACCTGCTGCCAGGCCTGAAGCAGCTGTGTGGCCGCAGCTTAGCCCAGCTGCTGGACGAGGACAGCGTGGTGGGGGTGTGGCGTGTGGCCAAGCTGTTTGGCCTGGCGCGCCTGGAGGACCAGTGTACCAAGTACATGGCCAGGGTCATTGAGAAG CTGGTGCAGCAGGAGGACTTTGTGGAGGCCGTGCGGGAGGAGGCCGCGGCTGTGGCCAGCCGGCAGGAGACGGACTCCATCCCGCTGGTGGATGACATCCGATTCCACATGGGCAGCCTGGTGCAGACCTGCCACGCCATGGAGCAGGCCGCGCAGCGCCTGCGGGTGCTGGAGGAGCTGCTGGTGTCCATTGGCCTGGACTGCTGA
- the ABTB1 gene encoding ankyrin repeat and BTB/POZ domain-containing protein 1 isoform X5 yields MLDTKWKGRSAVVLRHPLINPVAFGALLQYLYTGCLDVGVEHVSDCERLARQCQLWGLLGGLEAKQASKPGVCMKVLTIEPPQADLQLREDLALLADCALPPELRGDLGELPFPCDGLSSCPDVCFRVGGYDFLCHKAFFCGRSEYFRALLDDHFQESEQLEASGGLPAVTLHSVSPEVFTHVLYYVYSDHTELPPELAYDVLSVADMYLLPGLKQLCGRSLAQLLDEDSVVGVWRVAKLFGLARLEDQCTKYMARVIEKLVQQEDFVEAVREEAAAVASRQETDSIPLVDDIRFHMGSLVQTCHAMEQAAQRLRVLEELLVSIGLDC; encoded by the exons ATGCTCGACACCAAGTGGAAGGGCAGGAGCGCCGTGGTCCTCAGGCACCCCCTG ATCAACCCCGTGGCTTTTGGGGCGCTGTTGCAGTACCTGTACACAG GCTGCCTGGACGTCGGCGTGGAGCACGTCAGCGACTGCGAGCGCCTGGCCCGGCAGTGCCAGCTATGGGGCCTGCTCGGCGGCCTGGAGGCCAAAC AGGCGTCTAAGCCGGGCGTGTGCATGAAGGTGCTGACCATCGAGCCCCCCCAGGCGGACCTGCAGCTGCGGGAGGACCTGGCCCTACTGGCTGACTGCGCCCTGCCCCCTGAGCTCCGG GGTGATCTCGGGGAGCTGCCCTTCCCCTGCGATGGCCTCAGCAGCTGCCCTGACGTCTGTTTCCGTGTGGGCGGTTACGACTTCCTCTGTCACAAG GCCTTCTTCTGTGGCCGCAGCGAGTACTTCCGGGCCCTGCTGGACGACCACTTCCAGGAGAGTGAGCAGCTGGAGGCCTCGGGCGGCCTCCCGGCCGTCACCCTGCACAGCGTCTCGCCCGAGGTCTTCACGCATGTACTGTACTACGTGTACAGCGACCACACCGAG CTGCCACCCGAGTTGGCCTACGACGTGCTGAGCGTGGCCGACATGTACCTGCTGCCAGGCCTGAAGCAGCTGTGTGGCCGCAGCTTAGCCCAGCTGCTGGACGAGGACAGCGTGGTGGGGGTGTGGCGTGTGGCCAAGCTGTTTGGCCTGGCGCGCCTGGAGGACCAGTGTACCAAGTACATGGCCAGGGTCATTGAGAAG CTGGTGCAGCAGGAGGACTTTGTGGAGGCCGTGCGGGAGGAGGCCGCGGCTGTGGCCAGCCGGCAGGAGACGGACTCCATCCCGCTGGTGGATGACATCCGATTCCACATGGGCAGCCTGGTGCAGACCTGCCACGCCATGGAGCAGGCCGCGCAGCGCCTGCGGGTGCTGGAGGAGCTGCTGGTGTCCATTGGCCTGGACTGCTGA
- the ABTB1 gene encoding ankyrin repeat and BTB/POZ domain-containing protein 1 isoform X3 → MPASVDTRSWCSICWPTGLPAASPASWRTWPCPSCPVKCAPPPPQEPAARPTPSMVSAASTARRATPSAGRCVTTDRLLEQGLHSDVVFVVHGRAFRAHRGVLGARSTYFAHMLDTKWKGRSAVVLRHPLINPVAFGALLQYLYTGCLDVGVEHVSDCERLARQCQLWGLLGGLEAKQASKPGVCMKVLTIEPPQADLQLREDLALLADCALPPELRGDLGELPFPCDGLSSCPDVCFRVGGYDFLCHKAFFCGRSEYFRALLDDHFQESEQLEASGGLPAVTLHSVSPEVFTHVLYYVYSDHTELPPELAYDVLSVADMYLLPGLKQLCGRSLAQLLDEDSVVGVWRVAKLFGLARLEDQCTKYMARVIEKLVQQEDFVEAVREEAAAVASRQETDSIPLVDDIRFHMGSLVQTCHAMEQAAQRLRVLEELLVSIGLDC, encoded by the exons ATGCCTGCCTCTGTGGACACGAGGAGCTGGTGCTCTATCTGCTGGCCCACG GGCCTCCCAGCCGCGTCTCCCGCGAGCTGGAGAACCTGGCCGTGCCCGAGCTGCCCCGTGAAGTGTGCCCCTCCACCCCCGCAG GAGCCCGCTGCGAGGCCAACACCTTCGATGGTGAGCGCTGCCTCTACGGCGCGCAGAGCGACGCCATCCGCCGGGCGCTGCGTGACTACAGACAG GCTCCTGGAGCAGGGTCTCCACAGCGACGTGGTCTTCGTGGTGCACGGCAGGGCCTTCCGGGCGCACCGCGGCGTGCTGGGCGCGCGCAGCACCTATTTCGCCCACATGCTCGACACCAAGTGGAAGGGCAGGAGCGCCGTGGTCCTCAGGCACCCCCTG ATCAACCCCGTGGCTTTTGGGGCGCTGTTGCAGTACCTGTACACAG GCTGCCTGGACGTCGGCGTGGAGCACGTCAGCGACTGCGAGCGCCTGGCCCGGCAGTGCCAGCTATGGGGCCTGCTCGGCGGCCTGGAGGCCAAAC AGGCGTCTAAGCCGGGCGTGTGCATGAAGGTGCTGACCATCGAGCCCCCCCAGGCGGACCTGCAGCTGCGGGAGGACCTGGCCCTACTGGCTGACTGCGCCCTGCCCCCTGAGCTCCGG GGTGATCTCGGGGAGCTGCCCTTCCCCTGCGATGGCCTCAGCAGCTGCCCTGACGTCTGTTTCCGTGTGGGCGGTTACGACTTCCTCTGTCACAAG GCCTTCTTCTGTGGCCGCAGCGAGTACTTCCGGGCCCTGCTGGACGACCACTTCCAGGAGAGTGAGCAGCTGGAGGCCTCGGGCGGCCTCCCGGCCGTCACCCTGCACAGCGTCTCGCCCGAGGTCTTCACGCATGTACTGTACTACGTGTACAGCGACCACACCGAG CTGCCACCCGAGTTGGCCTACGACGTGCTGAGCGTGGCCGACATGTACCTGCTGCCAGGCCTGAAGCAGCTGTGTGGCCGCAGCTTAGCCCAGCTGCTGGACGAGGACAGCGTGGTGGGGGTGTGGCGTGTGGCCAAGCTGTTTGGCCTGGCGCGCCTGGAGGACCAGTGTACCAAGTACATGGCCAGGGTCATTGAGAAG CTGGTGCAGCAGGAGGACTTTGTGGAGGCCGTGCGGGAGGAGGCCGCGGCTGTGGCCAGCCGGCAGGAGACGGACTCCATCCCGCTGGTGGATGACATCCGATTCCACATGGGCAGCCTGGTGCAGACCTGCCACGCCATGGAGCAGGCCGCGCAGCGCCTGCGGGTGCTGGAGGAGCTGCTGGTGTCCATTGGCCTGGACTGCTGA